The proteins below are encoded in one region of Prevotella melaninogenica ATCC 25845:
- a CDS encoding YqiA/YcfP family alpha/beta fold hydrolase yields MENQYKKTFPDLMVGKKIIYVHGFMSAGSSHTVQILRDYMPEATVIAPDLPIHPEEAMELLRNLVNTEKPDLIIGTSMGGMYTEMLYGVDRICVNPAFQMGTTISETNMMGKQVFQNPRQDGVQEVIVTKALVKEYKEITEKCFSQVTEEEQQHVFGLFGDADPVVHTFDLFNEHYPQAIRFHGEHRLIEKAVFHYLMPVIRWIDDRQEGRERRTVLIDQNTLTDGYGKPKSSLNKAYEFLLDNYNVFFVCPAPTNNPSTITEQQAWIEDAFSAPAWNHTIFTNQPQLLYGDYFISSTEHDDFLGTSLLFGSEEFKTWEEIITFFERLGGQ; encoded by the coding sequence ATGGAAAATCAATATAAAAAGACCTTTCCTGACCTCATGGTAGGAAAGAAGATTATCTACGTTCACGGCTTTATGTCAGCCGGTTCAAGTCATACGGTACAGATACTGAGGGACTATATGCCCGAAGCTACTGTCATTGCGCCCGACCTCCCCATACATCCTGAGGAGGCAATGGAACTATTGCGCAACCTTGTTAATACCGAAAAGCCCGACCTAATCATTGGTACTTCAATGGGAGGTATGTACACCGAGATGCTTTATGGTGTCGACCGTATCTGCGTGAATCCCGCTTTTCAAATGGGAACAACCATCAGCGAGACGAATATGATGGGCAAACAGGTGTTCCAAAATCCACGACAAGATGGCGTACAAGAGGTTATCGTCACCAAAGCATTGGTGAAGGAATACAAAGAGATAACTGAAAAGTGTTTCTCACAAGTGACAGAGGAAGAGCAGCAACACGTCTTCGGACTCTTTGGTGATGCAGACCCTGTTGTCCACACCTTCGACCTTTTCAACGAACATTACCCTCAGGCGATCCGTTTTCATGGTGAACACCGACTCATCGAGAAAGCTGTTTTCCATTACCTCATGCCTGTTATCCGATGGATTGACGACCGACAGGAAGGGCGCGAGCGTCGTACGGTACTCATTGACCAGAACACCCTCACTGATGGATACGGCAAACCGAAATCAAGTTTGAACAAAGCTTACGAATTCTTACTTGATAACTACAACGTATTCTTCGTGTGTCCTGCACCAACCAACAATCCGTCAACCATCACTGAACAGCAGGCATGGATAGAAGATGCCTTCAGCGCACCAGCATGGAACCATACCATCTTCACCAACCAGCCTCAACTTCTCTATGGCGACTACTTCATCAGTAGTACTGAACACGACGACTTCCTCGGCACAAGCCTACTTTTCGGTAGCGAAGAGTTCAAGACTTGGGAGGAAATTATCACTTTCTTTGAACGCTTAGGAGGACAGTAA
- a CDS encoding tetratricopeptide repeat protein, whose protein sequence is MFNNVILKVTKMRRTLLALALLGGSLAMHADREDSLQSYNYFFLEAIRQQEMGNLTAAFDLLCHARDLNPQAPEVYYQLAAFYVDMKKDAVAREYFEKAASLDPENSAYQEKLGKLYVSQKDYPNAIKAFERLYESNKTRSDVLQILYQLYGSQNDYKMMIKCLERLETLEGTNEQISLSKMQLYEQMGEKRKEYDELKALVDSHPLDLNYRVMFGNWLLQNGKKKEALQKYRDVLKEDPDNSLAKLSMMDYYNNIGDKATVKTILQELLQSPKTEKEAKLELLRQVITSSQKDNTPDSTEVMRLFSVALAVPQEDADIYMLKAAYMTLRKQPKAAVNRVYEQALEVEPDNSRARIALIQNIWDTQDYDKVIAICRPAIEYNPDEMAFYYFQGMAQFQKHDGDAALETFRKGVGQIKPDSDPSIVSDFYAIMGDILHEKGRNKEAFQAYDSCLQWKADNVAALNNYAYYLSEANENLTKAEQMSYKTIKAEPNNSTYLDTYAWILFQQKRYEEAKIYIEQAIRNDSTLSNVVKEHAGDIYAQTGDIEKALEFWRKALEGNKENATLRKKIELKKYIAE, encoded by the coding sequence ATGTTCAATAACGTTATATTGAAAGTCACAAAGATGCGCCGTACCCTCCTTGCTCTTGCTTTGTTGGGCGGCTCTTTGGCGATGCATGCTGATCGAGAGGATAGCCTTCAAAGTTATAACTACTTCTTCCTTGAGGCGATACGACAGCAAGAAATGGGCAACCTTACGGCTGCTTTCGACCTTCTGTGCCATGCACGCGACCTCAATCCACAAGCTCCAGAGGTTTATTATCAGTTAGCTGCTTTTTATGTGGATATGAAGAAGGATGCTGTGGCACGTGAATACTTCGAGAAGGCAGCAAGTCTTGACCCCGAAAACTCAGCTTATCAAGAGAAATTAGGAAAGCTTTATGTGTCACAGAAAGACTATCCTAATGCAATAAAAGCCTTCGAACGCCTTTATGAATCCAATAAAACGCGTTCTGACGTACTGCAAATTCTCTATCAACTCTACGGTTCCCAGAATGATTACAAGATGATGATCAAGTGCTTGGAACGTCTGGAAACACTGGAAGGAACCAATGAGCAGATTTCACTTAGTAAGATGCAACTCTACGAACAGATGGGAGAAAAGCGCAAGGAGTACGACGAGTTGAAGGCACTCGTTGACAGTCATCCGCTCGACCTCAACTATCGTGTGATGTTCGGAAACTGGCTTTTGCAGAATGGAAAGAAGAAGGAAGCACTTCAAAAGTACCGTGATGTACTGAAAGAAGACCCTGATAACTCGCTTGCCAAGCTTTCCATGATGGATTATTATAATAATATTGGAGACAAGGCTACTGTAAAAACAATCCTACAGGAACTGTTGCAATCGCCAAAAACAGAAAAGGAAGCGAAGTTAGAGTTACTCCGTCAGGTCATTACAAGCAGTCAGAAAGATAATACTCCAGATAGTACTGAGGTGATGAGGCTCTTCTCTGTAGCCTTAGCTGTTCCTCAAGAAGATGCTGATATCTATATGCTTAAAGCCGCATATATGACACTTCGCAAGCAACCAAAGGCTGCGGTCAATCGCGTTTATGAGCAAGCTCTTGAGGTAGAACCCGATAATTCGCGTGCAAGAATAGCATTGATACAGAATATTTGGGACACACAAGACTACGATAAGGTCATCGCTATTTGCCGACCAGCCATAGAATACAACCCAGATGAGATGGCATTCTATTATTTCCAAGGTATGGCTCAGTTCCAAAAGCACGACGGTGACGCGGCACTGGAGACCTTCCGCAAGGGAGTTGGACAGATAAAGCCAGACAGTGATCCAAGTATTGTTTCAGACTTTTACGCTATCATGGGTGATATCCTGCATGAGAAGGGTAGGAATAAAGAGGCTTTTCAAGCCTATGACAGCTGTTTGCAGTGGAAAGCAGACAATGTGGCTGCATTGAATAACTATGCCTATTACCTCAGTGAGGCGAATGAAAACCTCACAAAGGCAGAGCAGATGAGCTATAAGACTATTAAGGCTGAGCCAAATAATAGTACTTATCTTGACACCTACGCATGGATTCTTTTCCAGCAAAAGCGCTACGAAGAGGCAAAGATATATATCGAACAAGCGATTCGTAATGACTCTACACTGAGCAATGTAGTCAAGGAACACGCTGGTGATATCTATGCACAGACAGGCGATATAGAGAAAGCTCTTGAGTTCTGGAGGAAGGCTCTCGAAGGAAATAAGGAGAATGCGACACTGAGAAAGAAGATAGAACTAAAGAAATACATAGCAGAATGA
- a CDS encoding DUF4292 domain-containing protein: MKKTKILLVSMTALLLASCGTKKAVIQQKPVQDNKAAQQTAPATKDSKMQSVVVMQRVADNALYQKNLVSNLTFTLNDGHKDITVPGILRMRKDEVIRLQLLIPILRSEVGRIEFAKDYVLFIDRIHKQYVKASYDEVGFLRDNGINFYSLQSLFWNQVFIPRQQKVSEADLSQFAVDESKAQTEGSTLISLKDGKMDYKWSVNPKSNQIVLTTVTYNSNTHGASKLSWSYDDFKAFGSKLFPASQMLTINTPKFGQKPAKTLKASFDLESFSDISDWEVFTTPSDKYTKVSVEDILGKLMNF, encoded by the coding sequence ATGAAAAAAACTAAGATATTACTTGTAAGCATGACTGCCCTGCTGTTGGCATCATGTGGTACAAAGAAAGCTGTGATTCAGCAGAAACCAGTGCAGGATAACAAGGCTGCACAGCAGACAGCACCTGCTACAAAGGATAGCAAGATGCAGAGTGTTGTTGTCATGCAGCGTGTTGCAGACAATGCACTTTACCAAAAGAACCTTGTTTCAAATCTTACTTTTACGCTCAACGATGGGCATAAAGATATTACCGTACCAGGTATTCTGCGTATGCGTAAAGATGAGGTTATCCGTCTACAGTTGCTGATTCCAATTCTTCGTAGTGAGGTGGGACGTATCGAGTTTGCAAAGGATTATGTCCTCTTCATCGATCGCATCCATAAGCAGTATGTAAAAGCAAGCTACGATGAGGTAGGCTTCTTGCGTGATAATGGAATCAACTTCTATTCACTCCAGTCGCTTTTCTGGAATCAAGTGTTCATCCCTCGTCAACAAAAGGTGAGCGAAGCAGACCTCTCGCAGTTTGCTGTTGATGAGAGTAAAGCACAGACAGAGGGCTCAACCCTGATAAGTCTTAAAGACGGAAAGATGGATTATAAGTGGTCAGTTAATCCTAAGAGCAATCAGATTGTCCTAACAACTGTTACTTATAATAGCAATACACATGGTGCTTCAAAGCTCTCATGGAGTTATGATGACTTTAAAGCGTTTGGCTCAAAGCTCTTCCCTGCAAGTCAGATGTTGACAATCAATACACCAAAGTTTGGACAGAAGCCTGCAAAGACACTTAAGGCAAGCTTTGATCTTGAGAGCTTCAGCGATATCAGCGATTGGGAAGTTTTTACCACACCATCTGATAAGTATACAAAAGTAAGCGTAGAGGATATCCTCGGCAAACTAATGAACTTTTAA
- the dgt gene encoding dGTP triphosphohydrolase: MNWQQLISNKRLGQEERHALRHDDRSEFKRDSDRLIYSAPFRRLQNKTQVFPLPGSVFVHNRLTHSLEVASLGKSLGDDVARRLIEIHPELRGTLFEEIGTIVQTACYAHDMGNPPFGHSGEKAMQAFFTEGPGISLKEKVSPHFWEDITHFEGNANAFRLLTHRFLGRREGGFVMTYSTLASIVKYPFSSTYASKHGKFGFFATEEETYKKIADELGIIQKDSSEAGICYVRHPLTYLMEAADDICYEIMDIEDSHKLKLLSFEETADLLLGFFDEETRKSIRKRIEEEGVTDQNEQVVYFRACAVGLLEAECVNVFVEHEEEILNGTFEGSLIKHISELPRQAYKHCTEVSVDRIYRSKAVLDVELSGYKIMETLMKALIGAAVEPEHFHSQQLIRSFSSQYDIQSPCLETRIMAVLDFISGMTDIYALDIYQKINGISLPLI, encoded by the coding sequence ATGAACTGGCAACAACTCATATCCAACAAGCGTCTCGGACAGGAAGAACGTCACGCCCTTCGACACGATGATCGCTCTGAATTTAAGCGTGACAGCGACCGATTGATTTACTCTGCGCCGTTCCGACGACTGCAGAACAAAACTCAAGTCTTCCCTCTTCCGGGTAGTGTCTTTGTGCACAACCGCCTAACTCATTCTTTAGAGGTGGCTTCCTTGGGTAAATCTTTAGGTGATGACGTTGCAAGAAGACTCATCGAAATACACCCAGAGTTGCGTGGTACACTCTTTGAAGAGATTGGAACCATCGTACAGACAGCTTGTTATGCACACGACATGGGTAATCCTCCCTTCGGGCATAGTGGCGAAAAGGCTATGCAGGCATTCTTCACTGAAGGTCCAGGGATTAGCTTGAAAGAGAAAGTTAGCCCACACTTCTGGGAAGATATTACTCATTTTGAGGGCAATGCCAATGCTTTCCGCTTACTGACCCATCGTTTCTTAGGCCGAAGAGAAGGTGGATTCGTTATGACTTATAGCACTTTAGCGAGTATCGTAAAGTATCCTTTCAGTTCCACTTATGCCAGCAAACACGGTAAGTTCGGTTTCTTTGCAACGGAAGAAGAAACCTATAAGAAGATTGCTGATGAATTAGGTATCATTCAAAAGGATAGCTCTGAGGCTGGTATCTGTTATGTTCGTCATCCGTTGACCTATCTTATGGAGGCTGCAGACGATATCTGCTACGAGATTATGGATATCGAAGACTCTCATAAACTCAAGCTTCTTTCGTTTGAGGAGACTGCCGATTTGCTCCTTGGCTTCTTCGATGAAGAAACCAGAAAGAGCATTAGAAAGCGCATAGAAGAAGAGGGTGTGACCGACCAAAACGAACAAGTTGTTTACTTCCGTGCCTGTGCCGTAGGATTATTGGAGGCAGAATGTGTCAATGTCTTTGTAGAACACGAAGAGGAGATACTCAATGGAACCTTCGAAGGGTCGCTCATCAAACATATTTCCGAGCTTCCCCGACAGGCTTACAAACACTGTACAGAGGTCTCAGTGGATAGGATTTACCGCAGTAAAGCAGTCCTCGACGTTGAGTTATCAGGCTATAAGATTATGGAAACACTGATGAAAGCTCTCATTGGTGCTGCCGTTGAGCCTGAACACTTCCACAGTCAGCAGCTTATTCGAAGCTTCTCAAGCCAGTATGACATCCAAAGTCCTTGCCTTGAAACACGTATCATGGCAGTCCTCGACTTCATCAGTGGAATGACAGATATCTATGCCCTCGACATCTATCAGAAGATAAATGGTATCAGTTTGCCACTGATATAG
- the dut gene encoding dUTP diphosphatase has protein sequence MIQIKVINKGHQQLPAYATSQSAGMDLRANIDAPIVLQPMERRLIPTGLHIALPVGFEAQVRPRSGLALKHGLTVLNSPGTIDADYRGEIMVLLINFSDEPFTINDGERIAQMVIARHEQAEFVEVEELDETERGEGGYGHTGVK, from the coding sequence ATGATACAGATAAAAGTAATTAATAAAGGGCATCAGCAGCTTCCTGCTTATGCTACTTCACAGAGTGCGGGGATGGACCTCCGCGCTAATATCGATGCACCTATCGTACTGCAACCCATGGAGAGAAGACTCATTCCAACTGGTCTTCATATTGCACTTCCTGTAGGTTTTGAAGCACAGGTGCGCCCTCGTAGCGGTCTTGCTTTGAAGCATGGACTGACTGTTCTCAACTCTCCTGGTACGATTGATGCCGACTATCGTGGTGAAATCATGGTACTACTCATTAACTTCTCAGATGAACCTTTTACCATCAATGATGGTGAACGCATTGCGCAGATGGTCATTGCACGTCACGAACAAGCAGAGTTTGTTGAGGTAGAAGAACTCGATGAGACCGAACGTGGTGAAGGCGGATATGGCCATACGGGCGTGAAGTAA